The Aeoliella mucimassa genome includes the window GGCATCTACCTGGCTCAGCAGCTAATGGATGGCAAATTGAAACTCAGTGATGTCGCCAACAACTTTGAGGCGAAGAACTACATCGTTTCTGTCGCCGGCTTCCCTGAAGGAATGACGACCATGCAGTTTATCCAGCAATTTGGTGGTCAGAACGACGATCGTTTTAAGCAAATGCAGGAGAGAATCGAGACCGGCATTCAGGGACTCCCCGCTTACAAAGCTGGCGCAAAACCGTAGCCCAACCGCCAATCAAGCATCCAAAATTGGCACTTTCTACGGCAACAGGCAGGTTTGCGATCCGCGCATCGAGGCACGAAAGTTTTTTCTGCCGTTTTTCCTGCTTTTCTGATCATATTACGCCCCCCTCGTGGCAATTCCTTTAGCGGAAACTCTCGGCCGTGCTAGAGACGGCCGATGGGGCCTTGCTGGCGATCTCAGACGAGGTCGTTGCCTCATTCTTATCTTCTTGTCTTGTTTAGCAACGTGGAGGGACTAATGCGACTCTGTTTCACTCTGCTTGCCATCGGCTTGATGGCGGGTTTTTCAACCTTACAGGCGGGGACCATTGTGCCCGACTTGAGCGACTCCGATGCGTCGCTCGTCTATTCCGACACTGTTGTCGGCTCGACCATTGCCAATTATTTCGCTCCTACGCTGGCCGATGGCGTAACCCTGGCGGCAAAACTGACGCCGACCCAGGTCGATATCGACATGCCTGCTGAATCGGCGGTCGCAGTAATCGAAACCGGTGGCACGACCAGCGGTTCCGGCATCTGGCTGCTCGGCGGAGAGTATTGGTTCCTCACCAGCAATGGCAATGCAGGGGCGTTGCCGGCCGACGCCGATGGCGGCGACAGTGGCATCGGCGTGTCTCTCGGTTCTGCGGTTCCTGGTCAAGAGAACTTGGTGTGGGCATCGTTCGACGGAGCCAACGGGGGGCTTAAAGGAAGCGTGAATGGCGTGGTCACCGAATACCCGCTGGCCAATGTCGGTGGTGGTTGGAATTGGGGCGGCAACAAGAGCGTCTCGTTCGGCGAACCCGATCCGACTCTCACTGGTGCCAACTATGGCTGGCGCGGCGGCTTGGTCGACAACCTTACCTCTCCAGCTCTGTACGATACCAATAGTGCGGTGAGCCTGGATGGCACGGTTGCATTGGGCCAGATCTACAACACTGTTAGCGCCACGCCGGTTTCGGTGCCTGAGCCCAGCAGTCTGCTGATCGCGGGCTTGATGGCCGCTGGTCTGATCGCTTACCGTCGCTCTTAAGCTTCGAGCACGACCAAAAAACTTCGACTGGAAAACCACAACGGGCGTCGTAACGCGATTATGCGTTACGACGCCCGTTTTAATTTTTGCGGGTTCGTCGTCCGATGGAGCGTTTATCGCTGCACGCGGGCCGACCCCCCTTGGGCCAAGGCTTCGACTTCGTCCAAGCGAGCCATCGATACGTCGCCGGTGAAGGTGGTTAGCAACGCCCCATGGGCCCAGCCGAGTCGCAAGCAATCTTCAGGATGGCGGCCATCGAGCAGGCCGTAAATCAGGCCCGATGCGAAACCGTCGCCCCCACCGATGCGATCGACCACGTCGAGTTGCATCGGCTTCATCGGATTACCAATCAGCTTTGGCGAATCAGCCGATTTGGGATCGTAGCTGTCGATTTCTTGCGGGAACTTGGCACCGTCGTACCAGAGCACGGCCGACCAATTATGGCGGTTCGTCGACTGCACTTCACGAAGCGTCGTGGCTACCACTTTCACGTTCGGGTAGTCGGCCTTCACCCGTTCGATCATGGAGAAGAACGCCTTGGGATCGAGCTTTGAATGCTGCTCGACATCCTGCCCCTCGTAACCGAGGCCCTTTTGCAGATCCTCTTCGTTGCCTATCAGCACGTCGACGTTCTTCACGATGTCGCGGTTCATCGCGATGCCCTTCTCTTCCCCGCCAGGCAGGGTCTTCCAGAGCTTCGCCCGGTAGTTCAAGTCGAACGAGGTAACCGCGCCGGCCGCTTTGGCGGCCTGCATGCCTTCGAGAATCAGGTCGGAAGTCTTCTCGCCGATCGCTGCGTAAATGCCACCCGAGTGGAACCAGCGGATACCGCGGGCAAAGATGGCATTCCAGTCGAAGTCGCCTGGACCAAGCTGGGCGGCTGCTTCATTCGCGCGATTGTAATACACCACCGGCGGGCGGACGCCGAGACCGCGGTCACTATATACTGTTGCGATGTTTGGCCCACGGACTCCATCGTGCTTCATGTGCTTGTAGAGCGGGGTCACTCCCATCTCACGCACGCGGGCTTGTACCAACTCGCCGATGCCGTAGTCGACCATCGCAGTGGCGATCGCGGTCCGCTGACCGAAACAACTCGCCAGGTTCGCTGCGACGTTGTACTCACCACCCGAGACGTGAATCTCAAAGTTCCGAGCCCGGCGAAACGGTGTCGTTCCCGGATCCAATCGATGCACCAAGGCACCGAGCGAGAGCAAATCGAATTCACATTGATCGGCGGGGAGCAGATTCAGGACAGCCATAGGATCCAAGCGATAGTGGGAGTTGAATTGTCAAAGCCGCATTATCGCAGGCAGTGACCGAGTGTCAAAACCCAGATACCCTCAATTCCCTCTGTTTTATAGGCATGAATGCGGCCATCAGCTCCGATAAACGCAAAGCCAGTTTCCGATTTTGAAACGCCGGCTGTAAACTTATCGCGAACCGTGGTGATACGAAGCACTGCCTATCAACCATTCGGCAGATTCACGGCCGCTTCCTGTCCACTCGTGCTGATCGCACGCAAGCGGCTGGGTTGTTTGCCACCGACCATCTCACGAATCTGCTCAAAGGTTAGTTCCAGCTTCTTCGGCGGCCGGCGGGCGTCCTGTTCTTCATGATGATGGATGTCGCCGCCGACGTGGATACCAACCCAGGGGATTCCCGACTTGCAAGTGATGGTCACTCCGGTGTCGGTGAGTTGAATGTCGGGCCGAGTTGAAGCACCTGTGGGGCGATCGAGTTGAAACCAGGGGCTCCAACGCAAGTACGATGCGCTGACAGGTGCGAAGTAGGCTTCTTGATTCGGCCGAAAGTAAATCGGCTGACCATTGGTACCGCTCACTGGATCGCAATAGGTAAAGCAACGATTAAAGTGATCGAATCCGCGAGTCATGATGTCGTAGCGATCGGTCGTATGCGGCAATCCAAACGTATGTCCCATCTCGTGTAGCGTTGCACCGATGGTGGTCGACGAAAGTCCCCAGTAGGTGCTGCGGCCGACGCTATCGTCGTGCACCTGTGTGGAATCGAAACGCGATTCGTCGAGGAACGTATCGGCTGCGCTGCCGATGCTTGTGGGCCACGAGAAGACTGAAGCACTGCCAAAAAGTCCGAGATTTCCACCGCCTAGCGCGGTATGCGATTTCAACTGGCCGGTGGCTGGATCCTTGCGAGTATACGCGGCTAAAACGCAGTTTTTGGCCAGCGGATCGGGGTGCTCTTCGTCGATCCAGCGATAGACGTCGCGCCACCAGAACTGGTCGTCGGGCATCGCGTGGTACTCTTCCATTGTACGACCACCTGCCCAGGTATGAACGATCACTTTGCCATCGCGATCGCGCTCGAGTCGGAAGGTTCGATGTCCATAGCCGAGTTGATTCATCCGCTCGGCAGTGAAACATTGCATCAATAGGGCTGCAGTGCGTAGCCGATTCTCATAGTCTTGCGGGGTATCGCTGGTGGGAGTCGCGTAGGTGGTATCGCCCGATTTGTCGGTCATCCAAATCAGCCGCACGTAGTGGGGATTGGTTTGCAGTTGGTACTTCAACACAAACTCGAGCGGTTCGGTTTGCTGCTCTGTCGATAGCCGGATTCGGTTCCGTCCTTTGCCAAGTTCCACGAGTGCGCGAAACTTACCTTCGTGCTGCACCACCCGCACCGGTTCGGCGTACTCGGGGGCGTTGAGGTTCTCGATGGTAAGCGGTCCAGCGTCGCTCGGAATCGTCCCTTCTAGCAGCACGACCGAATAGCGAACTGTCGATCCCGACTCGTGGTTGGTGACCGCAATCGTGCTGTCGGCCAGGGCCGCTGGGGTGGCGGCCGACAAACAGAGGAATAACAGCAGAGTCAGGCTAGAGGGCATTTTCACCACGGGGGCCTTTCGCATACGGAGGGAGGGGGGACGGTGGGCAGACTTTACGTAGCAAAGCACCACTTCTTTGCAACAACACGGACCGTTAAGCCTCGCCATATTGACCTAAGCACCAATAATGCTGATCATCGTTGTACGCTCGAACTACGCAAACCGTTATGCCGTCTCTCCTTTTATACCAAAAAGGATCACTCGATGTCCGATTTATGTGATTTTGGCCTCATCGGCCTCGCCGTGATGGGGGAAAACCTGGCTCTAAATGTTGAGAGCCGTGGCTACAAAGTAGCCGTCTACAACCGCACCACGAGTAAGGTCGACGACTTCATCGAAGGCCGAGCGGCCGGCAAGCAGTTCGTCGGATGCCACACCGTGGAGGAGATGGTGAAAGCCCTCAAGCCGCCCCGTAAGGTGATGATGCTGGTGAAAGCCGGCCCGGCGGTCGATGCTTTGATCGAACAACTGATCCCGCTGCTCGATAAGGGCGACGTCATCATCGATGGCGGCAACACCTACTACGCCGATACCGAGCGACGCACCAAGTATGTTGAAGAGCAAGGTCTGCTCTACTGCGGCACCGGCGTGTCCGGCGGCGAAGAGGGAGCACTCAAAGGCCCCAGCATGATGCCCGGCGGCACGCCGGAATCCTGGGAGCACGTGAAGCCAATCTTCCAGGCGATTGCCGCCAAGGTGGGCCCCAACGGCGACATCCCCTGCTGCGAATGGGTCGGCCCCCGCGGCGCTGGTCACTACGTGAAGATGGTGCACAACGGCATCGAATACGGCGACATGCAGCTCATCTGCGAGGCGTACTTCCTGCTTAAGGAAGCGATCGGCCTGACGAACGACGAACTGTACGACGTGTTTGCCGAATGGAACAAAGGGGAGCTCGATAGCTACCTCATCGAAATCACTCGCGACATCTTCAGCGTCAAGGACGAAGAGACGGGTGAGTTCATGGTCGATAAAGTACTCGACCGTGCGGGTGCCAAAGGCACCGGCAAATGGATGAGCCAACTCGCCCTCGACCTCGGCGTGCCTAGCACACTGGTGACCGAAGCGGTTTACGCCCGCTGCCTGTCGGCCCTTAAGGACGAACGTGTCCGCGCCAGCAAGGTTCTCAAGGGCCCGCATGGCGAACACCTGAACGGCAAAAAGTACGAGGGCGATAAGAAGGAGTTCATCGAGCAGGTACGGCAAGCGTTGTACGCGTCGAAGATCGTGAGCTACGCCCAGGGCTTCGTGCAACTCCAGGCCGCTGCGGCCGAGCACGATTGGCCGCTGAACTACGGCGACTGCGCCATGCTCTGGCGCGGTGGTTGCATCATCCGTGCGGTATTCCTCGATCGCATCAAGGAAGCGTTCGATAAAGACGCGAATCTCGAAAACCTGCTGCTGGCTCCCTACTTTGCCGAGGCCGTCGATAAGGCCCAGGACGCCTGGCGCCACGTCGTGGCCACCGCGGCCACGATCGGCATTCCTGTGCCGGCGTTCGCTACTGCCCTGGCTTACTACGATGGATACCGCCGGGCCGATTTGCCAGCAAACCTGTTGCAAGCCCAACGCGACTACTTCGGCGCCCACACCTACGAGCGCACCGACAAGCCGCGGGGCGAGATGTTCCACACCGAGTGGTTGGATTTGCGTAAAACGCCCGAGTAAAAACAGAATCGCCGAATAAAACCCCCGCGACACAGCGAACCGTAAGCAGCCAGGGGATGAAAGTACTGTAAAAGGGACTTTCAAA containing:
- a CDS encoding sugar kinase codes for the protein MAVLNLLPADQCEFDLLSLGALVHRLDPGTTPFRRARNFEIHVSGGEYNVAANLASCFGQRTAIATAMVDYGIGELVQARVREMGVTPLYKHMKHDGVRGPNIATVYSDRGLGVRPPVVYYNRANEAAAQLGPGDFDWNAIFARGIRWFHSGGIYAAIGEKTSDLILEGMQAAKAAGAVTSFDLNYRAKLWKTLPGGEEKGIAMNRDIVKNVDVLIGNEEDLQKGLGYEGQDVEQHSKLDPKAFFSMIERVKADYPNVKVVATTLREVQSTNRHNWSAVLWYDGAKFPQEIDSYDPKSADSPKLIGNPMKPMQLDVVDRIGGGDGFASGLIYGLLDGRHPEDCLRLGWAHGALLTTFTGDVSMARLDEVEALAQGGSARVQR
- the gnd gene encoding decarboxylating NADP(+)-dependent phosphogluconate dehydrogenase, with translation MSDLCDFGLIGLAVMGENLALNVESRGYKVAVYNRTTSKVDDFIEGRAAGKQFVGCHTVEEMVKALKPPRKVMMLVKAGPAVDALIEQLIPLLDKGDVIIDGGNTYYADTERRTKYVEEQGLLYCGTGVSGGEEGALKGPSMMPGGTPESWEHVKPIFQAIAAKVGPNGDIPCCEWVGPRGAGHYVKMVHNGIEYGDMQLICEAYFLLKEAIGLTNDELYDVFAEWNKGELDSYLIEITRDIFSVKDEETGEFMVDKVLDRAGAKGTGKWMSQLALDLGVPSTLVTEAVYARCLSALKDERVRASKVLKGPHGEHLNGKKYEGDKKEFIEQVRQALYASKIVSYAQGFVQLQAAAAEHDWPLNYGDCAMLWRGGCIIRAVFLDRIKEAFDKDANLENLLLAPYFAEAVDKAQDAWRHVVATAATIGIPVPAFATALAYYDGYRRADLPANLLQAQRDYFGAHTYERTDKPRGEMFHTEWLDLRKTPE
- a CDS encoding metallopeptidase, producing the protein MPSSLTLLLFLCLSAATPAALADSTIAVTNHESGSTVRYSVVLLEGTIPSDAGPLTIENLNAPEYAEPVRVVQHEGKFRALVELGKGRNRIRLSTEQQTEPLEFVLKYQLQTNPHYVRLIWMTDKSGDTTYATPTSDTPQDYENRLRTAALLMQCFTAERMNQLGYGHRTFRLERDRDGKVIVHTWAGGRTMEEYHAMPDDQFWWRDVYRWIDEEHPDPLAKNCVLAAYTRKDPATGQLKSHTALGGGNLGLFGSASVFSWPTSIGSAADTFLDESRFDSTQVHDDSVGRSTYWGLSSTTIGATLHEMGHTFGLPHTTDRYDIMTRGFDHFNRCFTYCDPVSGTNGQPIYFRPNQEAYFAPVSASYLRWSPWFQLDRPTGASTRPDIQLTDTGVTITCKSGIPWVGIHVGGDIHHHEEQDARRPPKKLELTFEQIREMVGGKQPSRLRAISTSGQEAAVNLPNG